The Pseudomonas sp. B21-023 genomic interval GGCGGCCAGGCGCGCCATCTCGCCGACCACGCCGACCTCGTTCCAGGCCGGCACCATGATCGCCAGGGGCTTCTCCGGCACTTCGAACAGGCGCTTTTCGTCGGCCTTGTCGAACTTGTCGTAGATCCGGAAACGCCGGATCAGTTTGCGGCCCCAGTAGCACAGGTCGATGAACAGGTCGTCCAGGCCCAGCAGGAACATCAGTGTCGCCAGGATGATGGCAAGGATCTTCAGGCCGAACAGGACATAGGTGAGGAAATCGATGAAGGCCAGGCTCATGCGTTGTCCCGTGCGGCGGATTGCTCGGCGAACCAGCGGCTCAGGCGTTCGGCGATGCGCTCGCTGGCATGGCCGTCACCGAAGGGGGTGTAGACCTGGGCCATACGCTCGTAGGCCGACGGGTCATCGAGCAACTGGCTGGTCTCCTGGACGATGCGCTCGGTGAGCGTGCCGACCAGCTTGACCGTGCCGCCCTTGAGCACGGCGGGTCGCTCGGTGACCTTGCGCAGCACCAGCACCGGCTTGCCCAACGCGGGGGCCTCTTCCTGCACGCCGCCCGAGTCGGTGAGGATGATATGGGCGCGGTTCATCAGCCAGACGAAGTGCGGGTAGTCCTGGGGCGCGACCAGATGGATGTTGTCGCGCCCCGAGAGCACGCTGTACACCGCGTGCTGCACCTGTGGGTTGAGGTGCACCGGGTAGAGGAACTGTACGTCGGGGTAGCGCAGGGCCAGTTCGGCCAGGGCCAGGCAGATGCGTTCGAAGCCGCTGCCGAAATTTTCCCGGCGGTGGCCGGTGATCAGCACCATGCGCTGGTCGTCGCGCAGCACATTGAGCGGGGAGTTGGCGGCGGGGCGCCAGTTGTCCTTGTTCAGCTTGTCGCGCATCCACAGCAGGGCGTCGATCACCGTGTTGCCGGTGACCTCGATGTGCTCGGGCGGCACGCCTTCGCGGATCAGGTTGGCGTCGGAGTCGCGGGTGGGGGTGAAGTGCAGGTCGGCGAGCACGCCGGTCAAGCGTCGGTTGGCCTCCTCGGGCCAGGGCTGCTGCAGGTTGCCGGTGCGCAAGCCGGCCTCGACATGGCCGATAGGAATGTGACGGTGGAAGGCGGCCAGCGAGGCGATGAAGCTGGTGGTGGTGTCGCCGTGGACCAGGACGATATCGGGCCTGACCTGTTCATAGGCCTGGTCGAGCTTGTCCAGCAGGTCGCGGGCCAGGCCGTTGAGGGTCTGGTTCTGGGTCATCACCTGCAGGTCCTGGTCGACCTCGAGGCCAAAGGCGGTGAGGACCTGTTCGAGCATTTCGCGGTGCTGGCCGGTGGAGCAGATCTGCAGGTCGACCTCGGGCCAGTCGCGCAGGACGCGGGCCAGCGGGGCCATCTTGATCGCTTCGGGGCGGGTACCGAATACCATCATCACGGTGTAAGCCATCGTGTAGTTCCTCGTTCGATTCCCTGGACGAAGGTGTACGACGTGTCGACGCTTGCCAGTCATGAATACAAGCAGTCGATCATAGGGTTGTCCAATGCGCGGCATGCCCCAAGACGTGCCGGGCAGGCCTTGGCCGAGAGGCTTCGAGGCATGGGTCGTGCCGGCGGAAGGTGGTGCCGGACGCCAGGGATGGGTGTTGCGGAAACGGTTATGCTAATTTTTCTTGATTGAACGGTCAGTCAATAAAGTATTTCTGACTTTTTCTTGAGGCTTACTTCTTGTAGCTTTGCGGGTCTTTTATTCAAGGAGTTGAACATGCAAGGCAAGGCGCGCAAGGTCGTCCAGGCCATCCTTTACGAGGCCATCGCCGTGGCTTGCGTGGCACCGGCGCTGGAGCTGGCGTTCGGCGCGGGCATGGCGCAGTCGACGGTATTGTCGGTCCTCATGTCGGGCATCGCGATGAGCTGGAACATGGCCTACAACTGGGCCTTCGAGCGCTGGGAGGCGCGCCAGCACAAGCGCAGCCGCACCTTGCTGCGGCGCCTGCTGCATGCCTTGGGTTTCGAGGGCGGGCTGGTGCTGATCCTGCTGCCGCTGGTGGCGTACTGGCTGGATATCGGCCTGTGGGCGGCGCTGGTCACCAACCTGGCGTTGTTCGTGTTCTTCTTCGTCTATGCGTTCGTGTTCCAGTGGGGCTTCGACAAGGTTTTCGATGTGCCAGTCTCGGCGCAGGGCTGCTGATCGGGGCTTTTCGCACAAGCCCCTGGGATTCCCCTTTGAATCGCGCATCGCCAATAATCCGTATTCACCCTTGCCAGGCTCGCATCAATGCCGCGCCCTATCATCCTGCCGCTCGCCGAGAACTACCGCCATGGCGAGCACATCGCCCCGCATTGCCATGACCGCGCCCAGCTGATCCATGCCATCAGCGGCGTGGTCACGGTCAGTGCCCGCGAGGGCAACTGGGTGGTTCCCCCTGGGCGAGGTGTGTGGGTACCGGCGGCTGTCGAACATGAGCTGCGCATGGCCGGCGTGGTGCGCATGCGCACCCTGTTCGTCGACCCGGGCGCGCGCCCGGACTTGCCGCGTCAATGCCAGGTGATCGAGATCTCGCCGTTGCTGCGCGAACTGATCATCCGCGCCATGGACATCGCCCCCGATCATCCGGCGCAAGGCCGCGAGGCGCGGATCATGCAACTTATCCTCGACGAGATCCGCGTGCTGCCGGTGTTCGCCCTGCATGTGCCGAGCCCGCATTCGGCGCACCTGCAAGGACTGTGTGAAGCGCTGCGCCAGGCCCCGTCCGAGGACTGGAGCCTGGCCCGCGCCGCGGCCTACAGCGGCTTGAATGCGCGCACCCTGACTCGCGCCTTCCAGCGCGAGACCGGGTTGAGCCTGGTGCAATGGCTGCGGCGCATGCGCCTGTTGGCCAGCCTGGATGCCCTGGCGGCCGGACAGTCGGTGCTGGAGGTGGCGCTGGACCTGGGCTATGACAGCCCCAGCGCGTTCAGCGCGATGTTCCGCCGTACCCTCGGGGTGTCGCCATCGGTCTACTTCGGCAGGACCGCCGAGCGCTGGTAGGCCAGCCCCGCTGCTTCGTCCCAGCCGCCGCCCAGCGCGGTGAACAGGTTCACCTCGGCCAGCAACTGCGCCAGGCGATCACTGATCAGGCCTTGCTGGGCGCTGAACAGCGAGCGCTGCGCATCGAGGAACGTCAGGCTGCTGTCGATGCCGTTGCGGTAGCGATTCTCGGCCAGGTCGTGGTAGCGCTGACTGGCCTCGACCAGGTCGCGTTGGGCCTGCAGCTGCTGCTGGTAGGTGGTGCGCGCCGCCAGGCCGTCGGCCACCTCCTGAAAGGCGGTCTGGATCGATTTCTCGTAGCGCGCCACCTGCATGTCCTTTTGCAGCTTGGCGTAATCGAGGCTCGCGCGCAGGCTGCCAGCGTTGAACAGCGGCAGGTTCACTTGCGGCTGGAACAGCCAGCTACCGGTGCCGGCATCGAACAGATCGGCCAACTCGCGGCTGCTGCTGCCGGCGTTGGCGGTCAGGCTGATGCTTGGGAAGAACGCCGCCCGTGCCGCGCCGATGTTGGCGTTGGCGGCCTGCAACTGGTATTCGGCCTGGCGAATATCCGGCCGGCGCTGCAGCAGGTCGGCGGGCAGGCCGGCCGGCACCCGGGCGATCTGCTCGTTGGCCAGGGGCAGGGGCGGCAGGTGTTCATCGACCTGCGCGCCGACCAGGCGCTGTAACTGGTTGAGGTCCTGGGCGGCCAGGCGGGTATAGCGCGCGACGGCGGCGCGGGTGCTGTCGACCCGGGTGGTGGCCTGGATCTGGTCGAGCGCCGACAGCGTGCCGGTGCGGCGCTGGCGCTGGGTCAGGCGTAGGCTTTTCTCGTCGGCCTGCAAGGTCTGGCGCGACAGGGCCAGCAGTTCCTGGTCGGCGCGCCAGGTCAGGTAGGCGCCGGCAACGCTGCTGATCAGGCTGAGCTCGGCGCCACGCCGTGCCTCGTCGGTAGCCAGGTAACTGAGCAGGGCCTGGTCGCTGAGGCTGCGCAGGCGGCCGAACAGGTCCAGCTCATAGGCGCTGATGCCGATGGTGGCCGATTGCTGTGTGCTGATCACGCCTTCGCCACCGGTACGCCGCCGTGGCAGGTACTGGCGTGTGCCTTGGGCATTGGCGGCGATCTTCGGCAGTAACTCGGCGCGCTGGATGCGGTATTGGGCGCGGTAGGCTTCGGCGTTGAGCACGGCCACGCGCAGGTCGCGGTTGTTGGCCAGCGCGGTGTCGAGCAGTTGGCGCAGCACCGGGTCGCGGAAGACCCCCTGCCAGTCGCGGGGCAGTGCCGTGGTGGGCGGCCCGCCCCGATAGGCGGGGCCGGTGGGGTATTGCTCGGCGCTGGGCGAGGGGGGGCGCTGGTAGTCGGGGGCCAGGCTGCAGCCGGTCAGCACGAGGGCAAGCAAGGGTAGTGTGATTTGCCGCATGGCAGGGTCTCTGGGTTCAGGTGCCGGCCATCCAGCGGGCCAGGCCGTGGCGTCCGCTGACGCCGAGCTTGGCGGTGGCGCGTTTGAGGTAGGTCTCGATCGAGCTGCTCTTCACGTTCAGGCGCTGGGCCATCTGCGGCACGGTGCCACCGGTGAGCAGGCCGATGCACACCTCCTGCTCGCGGCTGGACAGGCGGATTGCGTCTTGCTCCAGGCGCTCGGTGAACACCTGGCGCAGCGATCCGGCCTCATCGGGCAGTAGGCCGCCCGGGCGGCGACTGGCCGACTGCAGGAACAGCTGGGCGTGATGCTCGACCAACGGCAGCAGTGTGTCGGACAGGCGCTTGAGCAGCGACAGCTCGGCCAGCGAGAACATTCCCTCGCTGCGCAGCCGTTGGCAGCAGATGACCCAGCGCCGGTTGCCGCTGCGCGATACCAGGTTGCACTGGTGCACGGGGGCGTTTATCTGGATCAGCAGCGGGTCTTCCATGCGCATGATGCTTTGCAGCAGGGGGTGGCGCAGAGGCTCCTGAACCGGTGTTTCTTCGGGGCGGCCGGCACTGCCCAGTGCCTTGACCTGGCGGATGCTGGCCTGGTCGCTGTCGAGGGTCCATTCGCTGAGGTCGAGGCGATGGAGCGGCACCTGGTCACCGATCAACTGGAACATCTGTTCGGCGAAGGTGCCATCGCCGGTGCTGGCAACCAGTGCCCCCAGTTGCAGGTACAGGTGCGGGTCGTGGCAGTGTTCGAGGCTGTCGATCAGCTTCATGTGCTTGTCTTCCTTGATCCGGTAACGCGGCGGGGTCTCGCGGTCGAGTCCTCTCTGTGCTGGGGCTTGGCGCTATTGAATAGCAGGCTCCAAGCCTGCGTCTGTAGCGGAAAGCGGGGACAGGAAATGCCAATTAATCCGACAAGAAAAGTCGGTGTTTTTCCCCTGATGTACCTTGCGGATCGCAGGATTGTCGGACAATTGGCGCCAGTAAGCGGCGAGATCGGCGGCGTTTGCCACGCTCGCTCACAGGGGTAGGCCGCTGCCGGCTGCCCGCTAGCGTCAATGTCCTACAAAAGATTCCGCAGGTTCAGGCTGAGCAAAAAGGCCCTGCCATTGTCCGGGTTTGGGGGGCCATACAGGGGCCGGGGTGGGTGCTTGAATCCGCGAACGACCCCGTTTCAAGGAAGATCCACGCCATGTCCGCCGCCGACACCTTTCCCCTGACCTGCGCCCAGCGCGACATCTGGCTCGACCAGATCAGCCATGGCGATTCGCCGCTCTACAATGTCGGCGGTTATGTCGAGCTCGATGGCCGTGTGGACTGCGGGCTGTTGAGCCAGGCGCTTGACCATCTGGTCCGCGTGCACGACGGGTTGCGCACGGTGCTGGTGCGCCATGCCGGTGGCGATGGCCTGGCGCGCCAGCGCTTCGCCCGCGACGTGCGGGTCGCGCTGGACGAGCATGACCTGCGCGACCACAGCGCACCGTTCGAGGCGGCGCAGGGGCTGATCAAGACGTTGCTGCAACAGCGCTTCGCCCTCGAGCGCGGGCCACTGGTGCGCATGGCGCTGCTCCACCTGAGCGAGTGCCGCAGCCTGTTGGTCCTGCAAGGTCACCACCTGATCTTCGATGGTTGGGGCCTGGAGCAGTTCGTC includes:
- the wecB gene encoding non-hydrolyzing UDP-N-acetylglucosamine 2-epimerase, giving the protein MAYTVMMVFGTRPEAIKMAPLARVLRDWPEVDLQICSTGQHREMLEQVLTAFGLEVDQDLQVMTQNQTLNGLARDLLDKLDQAYEQVRPDIVLVHGDTTTSFIASLAAFHRHIPIGHVEAGLRTGNLQQPWPEEANRRLTGVLADLHFTPTRDSDANLIREGVPPEHIEVTGNTVIDALLWMRDKLNKDNWRPAANSPLNVLRDDQRMVLITGHRRENFGSGFERICLALAELALRYPDVQFLYPVHLNPQVQHAVYSVLSGRDNIHLVAPQDYPHFVWLMNRAHIILTDSGGVQEEAPALGKPVLVLRKVTERPAVLKGGTVKLVGTLTERIVQETSQLLDDPSAYERMAQVYTPFGDGHASERIAERLSRWFAEQSAARDNA
- a CDS encoding PACE efflux transporter; translated protein: MQGKARKVVQAILYEAIAVACVAPALELAFGAGMAQSTVLSVLMSGIAMSWNMAYNWAFERWEARQHKRSRTLLRRLLHALGFEGGLVLILLPLVAYWLDIGLWAALVTNLALFVFFFVYAFVFQWGFDKVFDVPVSAQGC
- a CDS encoding helix-turn-helix transcriptional regulator translates to MPRPIILPLAENYRHGEHIAPHCHDRAQLIHAISGVVTVSAREGNWVVPPGRGVWVPAAVEHELRMAGVVRMRTLFVDPGARPDLPRQCQVIEISPLLRELIIRAMDIAPDHPAQGREARIMQLILDEIRVLPVFALHVPSPHSAHLQGLCEALRQAPSEDWSLARAAAYSGLNARTLTRAFQRETGLSLVQWLRRMRLLASLDALAAGQSVLEVALDLGYDSPSAFSAMFRRTLGVSPSVYFGRTAERW
- a CDS encoding efflux transporter outer membrane subunit — its product is MRQITLPLLALVLTGCSLAPDYQRPPSPSAEQYPTGPAYRGGPPTTALPRDWQGVFRDPVLRQLLDTALANNRDLRVAVLNAEAYRAQYRIQRAELLPKIAANAQGTRQYLPRRRTGGEGVISTQQSATIGISAYELDLFGRLRSLSDQALLSYLATDEARRGAELSLISSVAGAYLTWRADQELLALSRQTLQADEKSLRLTQRQRRTGTLSALDQIQATTRVDSTRAAVARYTRLAAQDLNQLQRLVGAQVDEHLPPLPLANEQIARVPAGLPADLLQRRPDIRQAEYQLQAANANIGAARAAFFPSISLTANAGSSSRELADLFDAGTGSWLFQPQVNLPLFNAGSLRASLDYAKLQKDMQVARYEKSIQTAFQEVADGLAARTTYQQQLQAQRDLVEASQRYHDLAENRYRNGIDSSLTFLDAQRSLFSAQQGLISDRLAQLLAEVNLFTALGGGWDEAAGLAYQRSAVLPK
- a CDS encoding helix-turn-helix transcriptional regulator, with protein sequence MKLIDSLEHCHDPHLYLQLGALVASTGDGTFAEQMFQLIGDQVPLHRLDLSEWTLDSDQASIRQVKALGSAGRPEETPVQEPLRHPLLQSIMRMEDPLLIQINAPVHQCNLVSRSGNRRWVICCQRLRSEGMFSLAELSLLKRLSDTLLPLVEHHAQLFLQSASRRPGGLLPDEAGSLRQVFTERLEQDAIRLSSREQEVCIGLLTGGTVPQMAQRLNVKSSSIETYLKRATAKLGVSGRHGLARWMAGT